One uncultured Hyphomonas sp. genomic region harbors:
- a CDS encoding methionine gamma-lyase has product MAFDASRPLGPATRAIHHGYDPAKNDYALTPPVHLTSTFAFPDAQTGGALFAGEAEGHIYSRISNPTVALLEDRIASLEGAEAGLATASGMGAISSLMWTLLAPGDEIITDQTLYGCTFAFMRDGLSRFGVKITHVDLRDPENLSAAISDKTRIVYFETPANPNMRLVDIRETSRIAHAHDALVVVDNTYASPLLTRPISLGADFVVHSATKYLGGHGDLVAGMVLGRAEAIKDVRMIGVKDMTGSVMAPFNAMLVMRGLKTLQLRMARHCESGQKVAEWLEAQPGVDTVHYPGLPSHPQHELAKRQMDGFGGMIAFELAGGYEAGIEMMNRLQLIRRAVSLGDAETLIQHPASMTHSTYTEEERLEHGISNGLIRLSVGLEDVDDILADLEAALA; this is encoded by the coding sequence ATGGCATTCGATGCATCCCGCCCGCTTGGCCCTGCCACCCGCGCCATTCACCATGGCTATGACCCGGCTAAAAACGACTATGCGCTGACTCCGCCGGTGCATCTGACGTCTACGTTTGCTTTCCCGGATGCGCAGACCGGCGGCGCACTGTTTGCCGGCGAAGCGGAAGGCCACATCTACTCCCGCATCTCGAACCCGACCGTCGCCCTGCTGGAGGATCGCATCGCCAGCCTCGAAGGCGCCGAAGCCGGCCTCGCCACCGCCAGCGGCATGGGCGCGATCAGCTCCCTCATGTGGACCCTGCTGGCCCCCGGCGACGAGATCATCACCGACCAGACGCTCTATGGCTGCACCTTCGCCTTCATGCGCGATGGCCTCTCGCGCTTCGGCGTGAAGATCACCCATGTCGACCTGCGCGACCCGGAGAACCTCTCCGCCGCGATCAGCGACAAGACGCGCATCGTCTATTTCGAGACCCCGGCCAATCCGAACATGCGGCTGGTCGACATCCGCGAAACCTCCCGCATCGCCCACGCCCATGACGCGCTTGTGGTGGTGGACAACACCTACGCCTCTCCCCTGCTGACGCGGCCGATTTCGCTCGGCGCGGACTTCGTCGTCCACTCGGCCACCAAATATCTCGGCGGGCACGGCGACCTTGTGGCGGGCATGGTGCTCGGCCGGGCGGAGGCGATCAAGGACGTCCGCATGATCGGCGTGAAGGACATGACCGGCTCTGTTATGGCGCCGTTCAATGCCATGCTGGTGATGCGTGGACTGAAGACCCTTCAGCTGCGCATGGCGCGCCATTGCGAGAGCGGGCAGAAAGTGGCGGAATGGCTGGAAGCCCAGCCGGGCGTGGACACTGTCCACTATCCGGGCCTGCCCAGCCATCCGCAGCATGAGCTGGCGAAGCGCCAGATGGATGGCTTCGGCGGCATGATCGCGTTCGAACTCGCCGGTGGTTACGAGGCGGGTATCGAGATGATGAACCGGCTGCAGCTGATCCGCCGCGCTGTCAGCCTCGGCGATGCCGAAACGCTGATCCAGCACCCGGCCAGCATGACCCACTCGACCTATACCGAAGAAGAACGCCTCGAGCATGGCATCAGTAATGGCCTGATCCGCCTCTCCGTCGGATTGGAGGACGTTGACGACATCCTGGCAGACCTGGAAGCGGCGCTGGCGTAG
- a CDS encoding [protein-PII] uridylyltransferase — translation MTLPPSKAPTLLETRSPLLRRPGKWRISNIIDGRALRVKLTAAAQDNFGDPQSARKAALDLLHGAMFRGRMIAQERLQQGADGLDTARLLSAVQDEVISALYDFTTTHVHRARNPTEAERITIMATGGYGRGVMGPSSDTDLLFLRAYKVSPHTESVVEYMLYALWDMGLKVGNAFRTPSDCVKMALEDVTIKTSLLDARYICGDEALADEMVEAFHEGAVKGRDAQFIADKLAERDARHARQGDARYVVEPNLKEGKGGLRDLQTLYWISKQIYGGVTLEEVMKAGPFTEHEYTVFIRAARFLWTVRCHLHFVTGRAEERLSFDLQPEIAARMGYRDRRGQQGVERFMKRYFLVTKDVGGLTRILAAKLEADQKKKPEGLRRFLPVRGPVELDTPGFILDNGRVSVDDDKAMRADPLNMLRLFIVARNEGKDIHPYALSLLTRALRALNERVREKPEAQALILDAILGGDDPGLILRRMNEAGILGRAIPEFGGIVAQTQFNMYHHYTVDEHTIRAVEAIAEMEHGRDKQPIKLVGELFDLIENRRALYLAMLLHDTGKGKGDQQIAGMKTARRACERLGLSEDETELVAWLVGHHLEMSETAQKRDISDPRTVTKFTEMVGSLERLRLLYILTIADIKAVGPGVWNAWKGQLLTDLYHNTAAALRGGRTDEAGVQAELEARAERRQQELVDRLGTVPALMLEMETAYWTGFDVEDLAWHAQALNGGGDQVHHRLSLEGGAMALFVSGADRPGLFADLAGTIAHNGANIIAAQVYTSREGGIIDVFMLHDIQDKPFGKDDPARLQRLEVALRKVLVGEPGDITVRERMGRRQAAFLVHPSVQIRDDLSADHTVIDIAGRDRPALLYDVANCLADAGVSIHSAHVGSFGERMFDAFYVQTEDGQKLEQDAALKESLREQLLDVLGRHEPDAPHTPARKLRRSRAVDSF, via the coding sequence ATGACCCTACCGCCCAGCAAGGCCCCGACGCTCCTCGAAACCCGCAGCCCGCTTCTGCGCCGGCCGGGGAAATGGCGTATCTCCAACATCATCGATGGCCGCGCCCTGCGCGTGAAGCTGACGGCCGCGGCGCAGGACAATTTCGGAGACCCGCAATCTGCGCGTAAAGCCGCGCTGGATCTCCTGCACGGGGCGATGTTTCGCGGCCGCATGATCGCGCAGGAACGCCTGCAACAGGGCGCCGACGGGCTGGACACCGCGCGGCTGCTCTCCGCCGTGCAGGACGAGGTGATCAGCGCCCTCTACGACTTCACTACGACGCACGTGCACCGCGCCCGCAACCCGACAGAGGCCGAGCGGATCACCATCATGGCGACCGGCGGCTATGGCCGCGGCGTGATGGGGCCGTCCTCGGATACGGACCTTTTGTTCCTGCGTGCCTACAAGGTGAGCCCGCACACCGAGAGCGTGGTGGAATACATGCTCTACGCCCTGTGGGACATGGGGCTGAAAGTCGGCAATGCATTCCGTACACCGAGCGACTGCGTGAAGATGGCGCTGGAAGATGTCACCATCAAGACCAGCCTGCTGGATGCGCGCTATATCTGCGGCGACGAGGCGCTGGCCGACGAAATGGTGGAGGCCTTCCATGAGGGCGCCGTGAAGGGCCGCGACGCGCAGTTCATCGCCGACAAGCTGGCCGAGCGGGATGCCCGCCACGCCCGGCAGGGCGATGCACGCTATGTGGTCGAACCGAACCTGAAGGAAGGCAAGGGCGGCCTGCGCGACCTGCAGACCCTCTACTGGATTTCCAAACAGATCTATGGCGGCGTGACGCTGGAAGAGGTGATGAAGGCCGGGCCGTTCACCGAGCATGAATACACCGTCTTCATCCGCGCCGCGCGGTTCCTGTGGACGGTACGCTGCCACCTGCACTTTGTGACCGGCCGGGCGGAGGAGCGTCTCAGCTTCGACCTGCAGCCGGAGATCGCGGCCCGTATGGGCTATCGCGACCGGCGCGGCCAGCAGGGTGTGGAGCGCTTCATGAAGCGCTATTTCCTCGTCACCAAGGATGTCGGCGGCCTGACGCGGATCCTCGCGGCGAAGCTGGAAGCCGACCAGAAGAAAAAGCCGGAAGGCCTGCGCCGCTTCCTGCCGGTGCGCGGGCCGGTCGAACTGGATACGCCGGGCTTCATCCTGGACAATGGCCGCGTCAGTGTCGATGACGACAAGGCGATGCGGGCCGATCCGCTGAACATGCTGCGCCTCTTCATCGTGGCGCGGAATGAAGGCAAGGACATTCACCCCTATGCGCTGAGCCTGCTGACGCGGGCCCTCCGTGCCCTGAACGAACGGGTGCGGGAGAAGCCGGAGGCGCAGGCGCTGATCCTGGATGCCATTCTTGGCGGCGACGATCCGGGCCTGATCCTGCGCCGGATGAACGAGGCGGGCATTCTGGGCCGCGCCATTCCGGAATTCGGCGGCATCGTCGCGCAGACGCAGTTCAACATGTACCACCACTATACGGTGGATGAGCACACGATCCGCGCCGTTGAAGCGATTGCAGAGATGGAGCATGGCCGCGACAAACAGCCGATCAAGCTGGTCGGCGAACTGTTCGACCTGATCGAAAACCGCCGCGCGCTCTACCTCGCCATGCTGCTGCACGACACCGGCAAGGGGAAGGGCGACCAGCAGATCGCCGGCATGAAGACCGCCCGCAGGGCGTGTGAGCGTTTGGGCCTCTCGGAAGACGAGACCGAACTCGTCGCCTGGCTCGTCGGTCACCATCTGGAAATGAGCGAGACGGCGCAGAAACGGGACATTTCCGATCCGCGTACCGTGACCAAATTCACCGAAATGGTCGGCTCTCTGGAGCGGCTGCGGCTGCTCTACATTCTGACGATTGCCGACATCAAGGCTGTCGGCCCCGGCGTATGGAACGCCTGGAAGGGCCAGCTGCTGACCGACCTTTACCACAATACCGCGGCCGCACTGCGCGGTGGCCGGACGGACGAGGCTGGCGTGCAGGCCGAACTCGAAGCCCGCGCCGAACGCCGCCAGCAGGAACTGGTCGACCGGCTCGGTACGGTTCCGGCGCTGATGCTCGAAATGGAAACGGCCTACTGGACCGGCTTTGACGTCGAAGACCTCGCCTGGCATGCGCAGGCCCTGAACGGCGGCGGCGATCAGGTCCATCACCGCCTGTCGCTGGAGGGCGGCGCGATGGCGCTGTTCGTCTCCGGTGCAGACCGGCCGGGCCTGTTCGCAGACCTCGCCGGGACCATCGCGCACAATGGTGCCAACATCATCGCTGCGCAGGTCTATACCAGCCGCGAGGGCGGCATCATCGACGTGTTCATGCTGCACGACATTCAGGACAAGCCGTTCGGCAAGGACGACCCGGCCCGCCTGCAGCGGCTGGAAGTGGCCCTGCGCAAGGTGCTGGTCGGTGAGCCGGGCGACATCACCGTGCGCGAGCGGATGGGCCGGCGCCAGGCCGCCTTCCTGGTGCATCCGTCGGTGCAGATCCGCGACGACCTCTCGGCCGATCATACGGTGATCGACATTGCTGGACGCGACCGTCCGGCGCTGCTCTATGATGTGGCGAACTGTCTGGCCGATGCCGGTGTCTCGATCCATTCGGCGCATGTCGGCTCGTTCGGTGAGCGCATGTTCGATGCCTTCTATGTGCAGACAGAAGACGGCCAGAAACTGGAACAGGATGCTGCCCTGAAAGAATCCCTGCGGGAACAGCTTCTTGACGTATTGGGCCGCCATGAACCGGATGCCCCGCACACGCCGGCCCGGAAGCTGCGCCGGTCGCGGGCCGTAGACAGTTTCTGA
- a CDS encoding Lrp/AsnC family transcriptional regulator, with translation MDAIDARIIRALQRDGRLTNLELAEEVGLSPSPCLRRVRNLEAAGVIQGYTALVDQKACGYPITCLVRIRLANHSQENVQAFEKKIAETDAILDCYLMTGGADYELRIVARSLDDYEQLVRHTIQKLPGIASIETSFAYGVVKKSRILPVRVEKGT, from the coding sequence ATGGATGCCATAGATGCCAGAATTATCCGCGCCCTGCAGCGCGATGGACGCCTCACCAACCTCGAACTGGCCGAGGAAGTGGGCCTCTCGCCGTCGCCCTGCCTGCGCCGCGTGCGCAATCTGGAGGCCGCCGGCGTGATCCAGGGCTATACCGCCCTCGTCGACCAGAAGGCCTGCGGCTATCCCATCACCTGCCTGGTGCGCATCCGCCTCGCCAATCATTCGCAGGAAAACGTACAGGCCTTCGAGAAGAAAATCGCGGAAACCGACGCGATTCTCGACTGTTACCTGATGACCGGCGGGGCCGATTATGAGCTGCGAATCGTTGCCCGCAGTCTCGATGATTATGAGCAGCTGGTGCGCCACACGATCCAGAAACTGCCCGGAATCGCCTCGATCGAGACCAGTTTCGCCTATGGCGTGGTGAAGAAGTCCCGCATCCTGCCGGTTCGTGTGGAAAAGGGTACATAG